The DNA segment TCCAACTCTTCGGCCTGTCCTTCTTTCTGCTCCACTCGGCAGGGTAACTCATTTTTTGGCTCCGGCTCCAGTGAAGCACTGTCTGTCTTCACGGCTCGACTCTCCTCTTTGTCTTCACAGAGGTCTGTGGAAGTCTGGTCCTCTTCAGGTTCCACTTGGCTCACTCCTTCAGTTGGTTGCACCAGGTTTGTTCCCACCAACACAGTTTCAGACTTCATTCCAACGACTTCATCCCTTTTGGCTATGTGAACTCTGCATTGCTCAGTATCCTCCGCTGGTTCATCTGATTTGCTCCCAGTTGTGTGTCCTCGCTCTTCAACAGCATCTCCAGCTGGTATTTCCCTAGATTTCCCAGTTTCTTCTGCGACACTGTGTTCCTTTGAGCGCACATCTGAGTCCTCTGAGGCTTCTGGAAGATGAATTTGGTCACCACTAGCAGCTAGTATTTCTTTGTTTACTGTGGTCCCAGGAACTCTGTCCTGTCCTTTCTCCTCCTCAACACTTTGGGTTGTCTGGACACAacactctcctgctgctgcagatgctgGTGGCTGGTCCTCATGAGGTCCATCTACAGCGACCTCAGACACTGGGCCACATCTTCCAGCCTCTCTTCTTTGCTCACTTTCAACCACATATGTTTTGGTGTCATCAATTTGAGTTTCTTCTTTCAGAATGTCTTGCAGGACTTCGTCCTGAAGAGCTTCCTCCACAGCTCTCTCAACCACCTGAACATTCAGTTGTCCTGACTCCCAGCTGTGTTCAACTTGCAGTGAGTCCTGAGTTTCCTGAGTTGCAAGCCTCATCTCCTGCTCACTGGTGGCTTCAGTCCCAGGTGTTTGGTCCTCCGGGATTCCACCTGTGCTTAATTCTTCTTTTACTTCCTTAGCTGCATCTTCTGTCGAGTCTGTTCCATCCACCGCTCTCAAGCCTGGTGCTTGTTCCTCTCTATGTTCTCCTCCTGTGActacttcctcttcatcctcaacttGAGTGGTACCGGTCACTTCTGACTGAGACAACTCCAGCTCCACgtgttctgcagcttccatgGCATCACTGAACTCTGGTGTGTCACCTGCAGGTTCCTCTCTTTGTTCTTCTCCTCTGACTCCTTCCTCTTCAGCATCCTTTGTAAGCACTTCAACAGTTTGTGGAGGGTCCAGATCTGAACACACTGCTGTAGGTCCTCCTGCTGGCGCTTCTTCATTTTGTGGTTGGATATGAGCAGCGTTCTCTTCAGGACTCTCAGTCCTTGGTTCTTCAACCCCACACTCTGTTATATGAGCTGGtccctcagcagcagcttctttcTGTTCCTCTGACTCAGCAACTTTGGCCCAGGGGGCGGCACCATGGTCTACTACGAGTTCTTCCACTGTAGCTTCATCCACAACCCTCTGGAGCACTCCAAGACTGTGCTCTTCATCTAGGGAAGCCTCCTGCTCACCATCTGACACGTTCTCCTCTGGGACTTGAGTCAGTGTAACGGTTAAGTTTTCAGATTCAGCTGTCAGAGAAGTGTCCTCAGGGACCAATTCTTTTTCATCTGTTTCCTCTCTCAGTAACTTCTCATCTGAAACTGGGGCCATTTCCGCCTCCTCAGAAGGGCCAGGTGTTGTCTCTTCACAAGGAACTTCTTCAACACATGGGTCCACAGCTGAATCAGTTTGAGGAGCTTCAGGTTCTTCTGGTCTGATAAGGATGGAAGGTGGCACATTTTCTTTGCTCAGGTCGTCTTGTTTCTCAGCTGGTGCAGTGTTAGTGTCCTCAAGATCTACACTGTCTTCTGATGTGTGGGTCAGAATATCTTGATGGTCCACAGAGTCTGGACTTgtgtcttcatcttttggtgtcTCCACCTCCTGGTCCCTGAGGTCCTCTGCCTGGACTGTCTGCGCTGGACACTCTCTAACAACAGTCTCAGTGATTTGAGCGAAGCACTGCTCTGGATTTAGAGAAGAGTCATTTTTAGGAGTCACATCTGGATCCCTGACTGCCTCCTCCGCTGAGAGGACCTCTGGAGCACTGAGGTCTTCTTCACTGGGTTGGTCAGGCTGTGGAGTGTCTTCTATTTGACAGTATTTCAATGACTCTGAATCTTCTTGTGGCTCTCTTTCTTCCACAACTGCTTCCTCAGTTGCTTTTTCAGGAAAAACGTCTGTCACATCAGCAGCTCCCGGACcactctcagctgtctcaacaTAACTCTGCTCTGCATCCATGGTGGTCTTTCGCCTCAGCACTTCTTGATGATGTTTATCTTCTGGGTCTCCTGATCTTTGCACCACTGATTCCACTGCCGTCATATCTGGAGTCTCTTCAATGTCAGAATCTTTTTCATATGTTTCCTCTGTCAGTAATTTCTCATCTGAAACTGGGTCCTTTTCCGCCTCCTCTGACGGACCAGGCGTTGTCTTATCAGTAGGAACTTCTTCAACACTTGGAGTGTCCTCTGGGTCCACCACTGGTTCAGTTTGAGGAGCTTCAGGTTCTTCTGGTCTGATAAGGATGGAAGGTGGCAAGTTTTCTTTGCTCAGGTCGTCCTCTTTCTCAGCTGGTGCAGGGTTAGTGTCCTCAAGATCTACACTGTCTTCTGATGTGTGGATTTGAATATCTATATGGTCCACACTATCTCGACTTgtgtcttcatcttttggtgcCTCCATCTCCTGGTCCCTGAGGTCCTCTGCCTGGACTGTCTGCGCTGGACACTCTCTAACAACAGTCTCAGTGATTTGAGCGAAGCATTGCTCTGGATTCAGAGAAGACTCATTTTCAGGAGTCACATCTGGATCCCTGACTGCTTCCTTCTGTCTGAGGTCCTCTAGAGCACTGAGGTCTTCTTCACTGGGTTGGTCATGCTGTGGAGTGTCAACATTTTCAATGCTGCATTTGACTGATTCTGAATCCTCTGTTTTCTCCTTTGTGTCTTCAGAAACAACATCTGTTTCTTCAGTATCTTCTGAGGCACAGTCCACGTTTTCAACAGGACTCTGCTCCTTTCTTGACTCCTGTATCGATGAGCGTTCTTCACTTTGATCTGTATTGGATTTGTCACCTTCTCCACTGACTTCAACATCACGCTGCTCTGAGCCAGCAGAGGTCTTCCTCGCTGGCTCCACCTGAGGTGATTCTGGTTccatgtctgtctctctgtttccctgagctgtttctgtctctgcaaCCCTTTCATCTGACTGAGCGTTGTTCTGCTCCATGTCCAAGGTAGTCGCCGTGGCTGTTTCCACTAGcagcagctctttctccacttcTTCATCGCCCTGGTCTTTGACTGTGTCCTCTTCAGATTCACTGGCTATCGCTTCTTTTTCCTTGAGTTGAATGGTACCAGTCCCTTCTGACTGAGACAACTCAAGTCTCACCtgttctgtagcttccatgGCATCACTGATCTCTGGTGTGTCACCTGCAGGTTCCTCTCTGTGTTCTCCTCCTGTGACTActttctcttcatcctcatcttgAGTGGTACCAGTCCCTTCTGACTGAGACAACTCCAGTCCCACCtgttctgtagcttccatgGCATCACTGAACTCTGGTGTGTCACCTGCAGGTTCCTCTCTGTGTTCTTCTCCTCTGACTCCTTCCTCTTCAGCATCCTTCATAAGCTCTTCAACTGTTTGTGGAGGGTCCAGATCTGAACACACTGCTgcaggtcctgctgctgctacaTTTTGTGGTTGGATATGAGCAGCATTCTCTTCAGGTCCCACTGTCCTTGGTTCTTCACCCCCACACTCTGTTATATGAGCTGGtccctcagcagcagcttctttctgttcctctgactcagcagctttggcCCAGGGGGCAGCACCATGGTCTACTACGAGTTCTTCCTTTGCAGCCTCATCCACAACCCTCTGGAGCACTCCAAGACTGCGCTCTTCTTCATCTAGGGAAGCCTCCTGCTCACCATCTGACACATTCTCCTCTTGGACGTGAGTCAGCGTAACGGTTAGATTTTCAGATTCAGCTGAAGAACATCCCATCGCTGTCAGAGAGGTGTCCTCAGGCACCAATTCTGGATGGACATCCTCCAAACTCAGGTCCTGGATCACATCTCTTTCAGAGCTGAAGCCCTTGTCCACTGTTGGCTCGGATCTGGAACCTGAGCCAGTTCCTGCCTCTGCTGTTTCTTCTCCTGAATGCTGAGATGTTCCATCAGCGCCCTCTACAGGAGGCTGTGCTTCTTCTGATCCTGGAATAAGGCCACACTCTGGAATGACCTCGCTGACGACATCTTGTGAGGTCAGCCCAACAGAGTCTACTGGTTCAGTCTCCGCCTCTCTGGTTTCTTCATGTTGAACTGAGTTACAGTCAAACCTCTCTTCTGACTCTCCTGATCTTTGCACCACTGATTCCACTGCCATCCTATCAGGAGTCTCTTCAATGTCAAAATCTTTTTCATCTGTTTCCTCTCTCGGTAATTTCTCATCTGAAACTGGGTCCTTTTCCGCCTCCTCAGAAGGGTCAGGTGTTGTCTCCTCACTAGGAACTTCTTCAACACTTGGAGTGTCCTCTGGGTCCAGCACTGGTTTAGTTTGAGGAGCTTCAGGTTCTTCTGGTCTGATGAGGATGGAAGGTGGCACGTTTCCTTTGCTCAGTTCGTCCTCTTTCTCAGCTGGTGCAGTGTTAGTGTCCTCAagatctccactgtcttctgatgTGTGGGTCAGAATATATTGATGATTCACAGAGTCTGGACTTgtgtcttcatcttttggtgtcTCCACCTCCTGGTCCCTGAGGTCCTCTGCCTGGACTGTCTGCGCTGGAGCCTCTCTAACAACAGTCTCAGTGATTTGAGTGAAGCACTGCTCTGAAGACTCATTTTCAGGAGCCACATCTGGATCCCTGACTGCTTCCTTCCCTGACAGGTCCTCTGGAGCACTGAGGTCTTCTTCGCTGGGTTGGTCAGGTTGTGAAGTCTCAACATTTTCAATGCTGCATTTGACTGATTCTGGATCCTCTGTTTTCTCCTTTGTGTCTTTAGAAACAACATCTGTTTCTTCAGTATCTTCTGAGGCACAGTCCATTTTTTCAACAGGACTCTGCTCCTTTGTTGACTCCTGTATCGATGAGTGCTGTTCACTTTGATCTGTATTGGATTCGTCACCTTCTCCACTGACTTCGATTTCACGCTGCTCTGAGCCAGCAGAAGTCTTCCTTGCTGGCTCCACCTGAGGTGATTCTGGTTCCACATATGCCTCTCTGTTTCCCTGAGCCTCAACCAAAAAGACTGCTTCTGTCTCTGTAACCCTTTCATCTGACTCAGCATTGCTCTGCTCTGTGTCCAGGGTAGTCGCCTTGGCTGTTTCCACTAGCAGCAGCTCTTTCTCTACTTCTTCATCGACTGTGTCCTCTGTTTCCCTGGGTTGAGTGGTATCAGTCACTTCTGACTGAGACAACTCCAGTTCCACCTTTTCTGCAGCTTCCATGGCATCACTTAACTCTGGTGTGTGATGTTGTACCGGAGGCTGTGCTTCTTCTGATCCTGGAATAAGGCCACGCACTGGAATGACCTTGCTGACGACATCTTGTGAGTTCAGCCCAACAGAGTCTACTGGTTCAGTCTCAGCCTCTCTGGTTTCTTCCTTTTGAACTGGGTTACAGTCAAACCTCTCTTCTGACTCTCCTGATCTTTGCACCACTGATTCCACTGCCATCCTATCAGGAGTCTCTTCAATGTCAGAATCTTTTTCATCTGTTTCCTCTCTCAGTAATTTCTCATCTGAAAGTGGGTCCTTTTCCGCCTCCTCAGAAGGGTCAGGTGTTGTCTCCTCACTAGGAACTTCTTCAACACTTGGAGTGTCCTCTGGGTCCAGCACTGGTTTAGTTTGAGGAGCTTCAGGTTCTTCTAGTCTGATGAGGATGGAAGGTGGCACATTTTCTTTGCTCAGGTCGTCCTCTTTCTCAGCTGGTGCAGTGTTAGTGTCCTCAAGATCTACACTGTCTTCTGATGTGTGGGTCAGAATATCTTGATGGTTCACAGAGTCTGGACTTgtgtcttcatcttttggtgcCTCCATCTCCTGGTTCCTGAGGTCCTCTGCCTGGACTGTCTGCGCTGGACACTCTCTAACAACAGTCTCAGTGATTTGAGTGAAGCACTGCTCTGAAGACTCATTTTCAGGAGCCACATCTGGATCCCTGACTGCTTCCTTCCCTGACAGGTCCTCTGGAGCACTGAGGTCTTCTTCGCTGGGTTGGTCAGGTTGTGAAGTGTCAACATTTTCAAAGCTGCATTTGACTGATTCTGGATCCTCTGTTTTCTCCTTTGTGTCTTTAGAAACATCTGTTTCTTCAGTATCTTCTGAAGCACAGTCCATTTTTTCAACAGGACTCTGCTCTTTTGTTGACTCCTGTATCGATGAGTGCTGTTCACTTTGATCTGTATTGGCTACGTTACCTTCTCCACTGACTTCGACGTCACGCTGCTCTGAGCCAGCACAAGTCTTCCTTGCTGGCTCCACCTGAGGTGATTCTGGTTCCACATATGCCTCTCTGTTTCCCTGAGCCTCAACCAAAAAGACTGCTTCTGTCTCTGTAACCCTTTCATCTGACTCAGCATTGCTCTGCTCTGTGTCCAGGGTAGTCGCCGTGGCTGTTTCCACTAGcagcagctctttctccacttcTTCATCGACTGTGTCCTCTGTTTCCCTGGGTTGAGTGGTATCAGTCACTTCTGACTGAGACAACTCCAGTTCCACCTTTTCTGCAGCTTCCATGGCATCACTTAACTCTGGTGTGTGATGTTGTACCGGAGGCTGTGCTTCTTCTGATCCAGGAATAAGGCCACGCACTGGAATGACCTCGCTGACGACATCTTGTGAGCTCAACCCAACAGAGTCTACTGGTTCAGTCGCAGCCTCTCTGGTTTCTTCCTTTTGAACTGAGTTACAGTCAAACCTCTCTTCTGACTCTCCTGATCTTTGCACCACTGATTCCACTGCCGTCATACCAGGAGTCTCTTCAATGTCAGAATCTTTTTCATCTGTTTCCTCTCTCAGTAATTTCTCATCTGAAACTGGGTCCGTTTCCGCCTCCTCAGAAGGGCCAGGTGTTGTCTCCTCAGAAGAAACTTCTTCAACACACGGAGCGTCCTCTGGGTCCACCACTGGTTTAGTTTGAGGAGCTTGAGGTTCTtgtggtgggctgatgagggTTGAGGGTGGAGGATGTTCAGCCATGTCTTCAACCTGCCCAGTGTCCTCTTCTCCAGTGCCTCTGCTCCAGTGCTCCAGTGCTCTATTTTTCTGAACGTTTTGATCTGGGACTGACTCAGCCTTGCCACCATCTTTCTCTGCTTCAGTTTCAGTCGGGGATTTCCCCATGTCCAAAGAGTCACCTGACAATACCTCCACCTCTGATACCGTTTCCTGTGTTTCAACTGATGACTCCACCTCTTGAGTCTCCTGAGTCATGTTGTCACCTGAAACATCTGTTTGTTTCCCTTCAGGCTCTTCTGACGTGGCTTCTGTCGGGAACCCTTCTGACCCTGATGTTGTTAACTCTCCTGGCTCTCCACTGCTTTCCTCAACAAGAACCTGATCATCTAATGCTGGATCCTCCTCCAGGATTTCTCCTTGAGGAGTGGCACCCAAGGGTATTTCTTTGGAGGCACTCAGTGGACCACAGGACTCCTCTGACTTGGCCTGGTCGAGTTCTTGGTCATGATAAATTGATTCTTGGGGATGCTTTTGCTTTCCTGCCTCACTCTCAGCTTCTGTTGTCCGTTGTGTTTTTAGATCTTCTAGTGGCTGACTCTCTGATTCATTATCGGTTTGTCGATCTCCAGATAGATCATCTAAAGGATTTTCCTTTTTAACTATTTGGACATTATGCTCCTCTGTAGAGACACTACATTCTTCAGCTGGTGtttcctgcctctctcctctggCTGAGTCTGCATGTGGACCATCACCAGAGACCACCACTGGTGAGTCAGTAGATTGATCATGACACTCTTCATTGTGAGTCTTGTTGATGTCTGTAAGTGGCAAcagctcttcttcatgtccAACTTCTTCTGTATCTCTTACAGGTTCAGCAGTT comes from the Synchiropus splendidus isolate RoL2022-P1 chromosome 16, RoL_Sspl_1.0, whole genome shotgun sequence genome and includes:
- the akap12a gene encoding titin isoform X4, coding for MGGTQSAQRLDETHAAAGEREEPEQVEDAEAQLRDKPIKVQLSDIDGKEDVSLVNTNGHYEDTKAEGSGVAEQNITLEVTSMEAKQNDINDSFRRFFSSIGFRLTVKSGSADQPKTQTEEPSAPDNTGHPPTETGEEKVGLVELKEEEKSSDPTVSSTLIDVTSDDLRDNTDDQTPQRQVDAAAEAASSAVGEASHVQQDTKVDEEQQPTSPSSHEWEVLGSPMKKFFTTGIFSGLRKKKKTEDLDTMGIGGRERETSNVADEDRQKESGPVEEAAAQDKENVKTQEEKAMEPEIVSSLEKERVQASPLRRLFASPSLRRFAKKQQEKIPSEPGEHASDEQTSDERPKDEDSKETKVEENSAWASFKKLMTPKKTLKKPDEEPQTEQAQKLSDGDKLSDSSSEQSRKRKDSSVSWEAVLCGSGRRRSNRDSQEDLPGTNNSKSKNDSAADEQSEDAGASSLKQAEHSPDSEGGFTWNSFKRLITPKRKAREDEDAGSKSTGLMTQDELSVPAESDVQSARKARDEAATAESDEESETPAVIPLSEFQDDLIPAEEKTRVPVDENAAQRSDSPALDSEDPKVEDLAAVSEMKVILDEFTEAISKHPQLSDIPEESAVPETMAPPVEEEPAGDDTLAEDLTDITSDAITAPEPADFTLTDETEMMSAVSQLSESPKSGASTPVPAYYSLEETEKVLAQVVETISAATQMTPLSSEEVNVKHIVGSISNQSLATVFKDEPALLEIHRNSDTSNIQTGLNVEEMVGEKNVEATVELESLSGISKALYTEMTSEVAPEDLEQAEMAVDEVLVLQSEEVQIQHAGSKTQVEDSELMSEESGVEGASKEADEGEDLKVATVDELQIERSDLKETVVQTMEIFASTAEPVRDTEEVGHEEELLPLTDINKTHNEECHDQSTDSPVVVSGDGPHADSARGERQETPAEECSVSTEEHNVQIVKKENPLDDLSGDRQTDNESESQPLEDLKTQRTTEAESEAGKQKHPQESIYHDQELDQAKSEESCGPLSASKEIPLGATPQGEILEEDPALDDQVLVEESSGEPGELTTSGSEGFPTEATSEEPEGKQTDVSGDNMTQETQEVESSVETQETVSEVEVLSGDSLDMGKSPTETEAEKDGGKAESVPDQNVQKNRALEHWSRGTGEEDTGQVEDMAEHPPPSTLISPPQEPQAPQTKPVVDPEDAPCVEEVSSEETTPGPSEEAETDPVSDEKLLREETDEKDSDIEETPGMTAVESVVQRSGESEERFDCNSVQKEETREAATEPVDSVGLSSQDVVSEVIPVRGLIPGSEEAQPPVQHHTPELSDAMEAAEKVELELSQSEVTDTTQPRETEDTVDEEVEKELLLVETATATTLDTEQSNAESDERVTETEAVFLVEAQGNREAYVEPESPQVEPARKTCAGSEQRDVEVSGEGNVANTDQSEQHSSIQESTKEQSPVEKMDCASEDTEETDVSKDTKEKTEDPESVKCSFENVDTSQPDQPSEEDLSAPEDLSGKEAVRDPDVAPENESSEQCFTQITETVVRECPAQTVQAEDLRNQEMEAPKDEDTSPDSVNHQDILTHTSEDSVDLEDTNTAPAEKEDDLSKENVPPSILIRLEEPEAPQTKPVLDPEDTPSVEEVPSEETTPDPSEEAEKDPLSDEKLLREETDEKDSDIEETPDRMAVESVVQRSGESEERFDCNPVQKEETREAETEPVDSVGLNSQDVVSKVIPVRGLIPGSEEAQPPVQHHTPELSDAMEAAEKVELELSQSEVTDTTQPRETEDTVDEEVEKELLLVETAKATTLDTEQSNAESDERVTETEAVFLVEAQGNREAYVEPESPQVEPARKTSAGSEQREIEVSGEGDESNTDQSEQHSSIQESTKEQSPVEKMDCASEDTEETDVVSKDTKEKTEDPESVKCSIENVETSQPDQPSEEDLSAPEDLSGKEAVRDPDVAPENESSEQCFTQITETVVREAPAQTVQAEDLRDQEVETPKDEDTSPDSVNHQYILTHTSEDSGDLEDTNTAPAEKEDELSKGNVPPSILIRPEEPEAPQTKPVLDPEDTPSVEEVPSEETTPDPSEEAEKDPVSDEKLPREETDEKDFDIEETPDRMAVESVVQRSGESEERFDCNSVQHEETREAETEPVDSVGLTSQDVVSEVIPECGLIPGSEEAQPPVEGADGTSQHSGEETAEAGTGSGSRSEPTVDKGFSSERDVIQDLSLEDVHPELVPEDTSLTAMGCSSAESENLTVTLTHVQEENVSDGEQEASLDEEERSLGVLQRVVDEAAKEELVVDHGAAPWAKAAESEEQKEAAAEGPAHITECGGEEPRTVGPEENAAHIQPQNVAAAGPAAVCSDLDPPQTVEELMKDAEEEGVRGEEHREEPAGDTPEFSDAMEATEQVGLELSQSEGTGTTQDEDEEKVVTGGEHREEPAGDTPEISDAMEATEQVRLELSQSEGTGTIQLKEKEAIASESEEDTVKDQGDEEVEKELLLVETATATTLDMEQNNAQSDERVAETETAQGNRETDMEPESPQVEPARKTSAGSEQRDVEVSGEGDKSNTDQSEERSSIQESRKEQSPVENVDCASEDTEETDVVSEDTKEKTEDSESVKCSIENVDTPQHDQPSEEDLSALEDLRQKEAVRDPDVTPENESSLNPEQCFAQITETVVRECPAQTVQAEDLRDQEMEAPKDEDTSRDSVDHIDIQIHTSEDSVDLEDTNPAPAEKEDDLSKENLPPSILIRPEEPEAPQTEPVVDPEDTPSVEEVPTDKTTPGPSEEAEKDPVSDEKLLTEETYEKDSDIEETPDMTAVESVVQRSGDPEDKHHQEVLRRKTTMDAEQSYVETAESGPGAADVTDVFPEKATEEAVVEEREPQEDSESLKYCQIEDTPQPDQPSEEDLSAPEVLSAEEAVRDPDVTPKNDSSLNPEQCFAQITETVVRECPAQTVQAEDLRDQEVETPKDEDTSPDSVDHQDILTHTSEDSVDLEDTNTAPAEKQDDLSKENVPPSILIRPEEPEAPQTDSAVDPCVEEVPCEETTPGPSEEAEMAPVSDEKLLREETDEKELVPEDTSLTAESENLTVTLTQVPEENVSDGEQEASLDEEHSLGVLQRVVDEATVEELVVDHGAAPWAKVAESEEQKEAAAEGPAHITECGVEEPRTESPEENAAHIQPQNEEAPAGGPTAVCSDLDPPQTVEVLTKDAEEEGVRGEEQREEPAGDTPEFSDAMEAAEHVELELSQSEVTGTTQVEDEEEVVTGGEHREEQAPGLRAVDGTDSTEDAAKEVKEELSTGGIPEDQTPGTEATSEQEMRLATQETQDSLQVEHSWESGQLNVQVVERAVEEALQDEVLQDILKEETQIDDTKTYVVESEQRREAGRCGPVSEVAVDGPHEDQPPASAAAGECCVQTTQSVEEEKGQDRVPGTTVNKEILAASGDQIHLPEASEDSDVRSKEHSVAEETGKSREIPAGDAVEERGHTTGSKSDEPAEDTEQCRVHIAKRDEVVGMKSETVLVGTNLVQPTEGVSQVEPEEDQTSTDLCEDKEESRAVKTDSASLEPEPKNELPCRVEQKEGQAEELEAGEVWPRAELLLQGKPHHHHSPSTEPDEILEAAPEPHTDRAAPTCNEVSAVEDTQGKRCPRPAGESEESEEMMVAGHSQQHHPSLITVQLETKLVQREEPRNTVGAISMSATEAYLSTEESSLVPETMSFRENVLTHGAEVTGELKATALPCEEQKEYSGEVASPEVETHEAEPAAAADLSDVSPPQSRTDRALELKKIIVTSTMHLAHVMKETVEEIRVVTVPHVEGEDETTVHLMSGVKIMESTHLHASFGKKNEDVLQHLEEQHKTPTEALMDLEENDGKPRPASDHLKDQRCEEMDEEDQRDGLQLSSDPDQVGETSEADEEAPMLEDLANNVSMEGPCVETTTPESGTIQTAEKAALQVPELSVRVNEAQDFLDLSLSEAAPEDEAQIEKMEEPERQSASTETAVIFSPLVIVIQAIQETEDDLRRATGRQRAPEQVAKVDGSKQTSAKDDEDVWLDAEESILTEEEEAVSHVEEFVDADEEEGEEQGEVPDTFEIAPDHSAEVKESEADTLLETASDTEEFTAALDDPDVPTTTVATAD